A region of the Nocardia asteroides genome:
GCGGAGCCGCCCGGCATGCCGTTGCCGAAGCCGACCGCGTAGGGCAGGCCGTTGTCGCCGCCCTTGCTGCCCGCGATCCCGACCGCCTGCACGGTGTCGGCGTCGGTGATGGTCGCGCTCACCGAGAGGTTGCCGTAGGCGGGGTTCTCGGCGTCGGTCAGCGCCAGCGCCAGGGTGCCGCCCTGCTTGGCGCAGGTGGTGGTGAACTTCGCGTCGAAGGCCTTGCCGTCGACCGAGGCGACCGACTTCCCCGCCGGGGCGGCCGGCTGCGCCGAAGAGGGCGCGGGCGCGGCCGGGGAGCTGCCCTTGCTGTCACCGCATCCGGTGAGCACCGCGACGGCGGCGGTGGCGGCGAAAGCGGCTGCGGCGAAGCGGAGCGAAGTGGCGTTCATGATGTGTCCTTGTCGTCGGTGGGGCGGCGCCCCTGGTTCTTTTTCCCGGCCTTCGTGTTGGGCCGATGAGAGAAAGGTAGGAACGATTCGCGCTCTACCGATCCCAGGTTTCCGGCATTTACGCAGGTAGATGACTTGCGGCTGCACCTGACACAACCTGGACCCCGCGTCCCGAACGCGGCGACACCTGCCGCTCGCGGGGCCGGGTCAGAACGCAGAAGGACCGGCCGCTCGGACCGGCCCTCTGGGTTCACTCGACAGAGACAACGAGGACGGCCCGGCTCAAATGTGATGCAAATCACGTCCGATTTGTCCGATTACCGGTGCTCGCGGGTCAGTGATGATGCCTCACGTATTCGATCCACGAAACGGAGGACATGTGACGACGGAGCGAGAAGTGACGTCCTGGAGAGAATTCCGAGACCACCTCGGCGTGGCGATCGTGCTGGCGGGCGGAGTGCTCGTCGGTGCGATCAACATCTATCTGGTAGGGAGCTTGTTGCCGAGCGCGGTCGCCGACATCGGCGGCGACAGGCTGTACGCGTGGAGTACGACGATCTTCTCGGTCGCGCAGGTGGCCGGCACACTGGCGGTGAGCCGGATGCTGTCTCTTCGCGGCACGGTCGGCTCGTATCTGATCGGATTCGGGGTCTTCGCGGCGGGTTCGGTGGTGTGTGCGGTGAGTCCTGTCATGGCGGTGTTCCTGATCGGCCGCGGGGTCCAGGGGCTGGGCGCGGGACTGCTCACCGGATTGGGTTTCGCGGCAGTGTATGTCGCACTGCCACAGTCGCTGTGGGTACGCGGGACCGCATTGATCTCGGCCATGTTCGGCGTCGGCACCATCGTCGGCCCGGCTATGGGGGGATTGTTCGCCCAGGTCGGTTTGTGGCGAGCCGCGTTCGTCGTCCTCGCCGTTGTGGGTGTGGCGGCAGCAGGTTCCGCGCCACGGGTCCTGCCCAAGAGTGACGACCGCCAGACCCCAGCACCGGTTCCGATCGTATCGCTGGCGCTGGTGGTCGGTGCCGCCACGGCGGTGAGCGTGGCCGGTGTTGTCTCAGGTGTCGCGGTGATGACGCTCGCGCTCGCGGTGGCCGTCGCTTCCGTGCTCGTGTTCCTGGCATGGGAAAGGCGTGCGGGGCAACGGATTCTCCCGGTCGCGACGTACCGCTCGGGCAGTCCGTTGCGGTGGGTGTATCTGACGATCGTCGTGCTGTCGGCCGGTGTGGGTGTGGAGATGTTCCTGCCCTTGTTCGGGCAACGCCTGGCCGGCTTGCCTCCGGTCGTGGCCGGATTCTTCGGTGCCGCCTTGTCTCTGGCCTGGCCGGTGAGTCAGATGCTCGTCGCATCGGTGCAGCAGGAAGCCACGATCCGGCGACTTCGAGTTGCCGGTCCGCTGCTGCTGGCGACCGGATTCCTGGGCCTGGCGTTGCTACAACGCAGCCAGGTCTCCCTGCCGATGATTCTGGCCTGGTTGCCGCTGCTTTTCCTGGCCGGGGCCGGCATCGGCATTGCCTGGCCACACTTGTCGGTGGCCGCGATGACCAGCGCTGCGGACCCAGAAGAAGGCCAGAAGGCCGCGGCAGCGATTGCAACGATCCTGACCATGTCGACAGCCTTCGGAGCCGCCGTCGCCGGTCTGCTGGTCAACCTCGGTGGATCCTCGCTGGTCGACTCGGCCCGCTACCTACTGGTGGGATTCACCGCCATCGCCGCACTCGGCATCCTGACAGCACTTCGCGTGAACCACACGCCACATATACCGGACCCCCGCAAAGACACCACTACGGTATAGCGCCAGCACAAAGCGGTACTTGAAGGTTCAGCGCATCGGTTGGTTTCTTGCCCTGCCGACGTGCATAGCTCGTTCGGCAGCGAGCGATTTTGTTACCCCGGATAACGTGCTGTTATCCGGGGTAATCCCGCCTGCGGCGATCCCGCCGCGGCCCGGGCGGTGAAGAACTCATCCCGTGCACCCTGTTCGGCTATCATCGCTGCCCGCAGGAGCGCGGGTCGCGACCGTTCGACACGACTCGCGAGTGATCCGCCAAAATCACCCCTGACATGCACTTTCACGCGCTCTGGCGATGTGCGGGGTTCGCTGGGAGACCAGCGTATTTCACCTGCCCTGGTTGGTGACGAACGCCTGTACGGCATCGAGGAACTCCGGGCCGCCCGCGGCGTATCCGCCGACGGTTCCACCGATCAGCACACCCACGGGGATGCTGACGCCCCATATCAGGGGCAGGCACGCCCCGAGGAGGCCGCCCACGATGGCACCTCCGACGACGCCGGGCATGTTCTTGTTGATCTGCTCCTTCAGCCGGTCGTAGGAGCTGATGTCTTCCAGCTGCGCGATATCGTCTGCCGTCGGGGTCGAGGTCAGGGTGCCGCCGTCCGCATCGATGTGCTGCGCAATCGCGAGTGAACTCCCGTCGACGGCATCCCCTTGCGGCACTTCGGCGACCGCCGCTCCGTCGCCGGACTCGAGCACCACCACACCGTTCTCGGTCACCGCAGTCGGCTGCGTCGTTACGCTCGGCTCCGCATGGGCGCTTGCCGCAGTGATACCCACGGCCGCGATGGCCATGAAAGCGGCAGCAGTGATTCTCTCGAACTTCATTCTTCGAATCCCTCCACTCAGCTGCCCCTGATGGGCGGACCGATTCAGACCTTAGGCGTCGAATCCGATGGTGTGTGGTACGCCACACACGGTTCGGAGTCACTGCATTCCTGTGACCGGCTGGAGCAGTACTCCGCGCATGCAGTGCGACAGCGCCGAAGAATCCGCCATGAGCGGGCCGTGAACCCGCCGGGACCGAGGCGCGGCAAATACACTGCACGCATGCGACGACCGCGCGCCATGGTGCTCGATGAGGTGTGGCGCAAGCTCGGCGGTGTCGAACCGCTCAGCGGCCCGCACGGCGGTCCGCTGCGCCGGACCGTGAAGCTTCTGCTCGACCCGCTGGTGATCCGTCCCGTGCAGAATCCACTGTGCGCGGGGCCGATCCTGACCGCCGACGGCGCGGTGTTGCTGGAGGCGCGCATCCAGGCGGCGGCCGATGTGTTGCGGGCGACGGCGGCCTGGTTCACCGTGCTCAAGCAGGTGCGGCGCACGCTGCGGATCACCGAGGGGCATCCGCAGGATCTGTATTTCCAGCGTTGTTTCGAGTTGGCGACCACCATGGGAATGCCGGATCCGGCGCGGGCGCGCGCGGTCGCGGAGGACGCGTTGCGCGAGATCCACGAGTACACCGCGGGACGCACCACGCAGGCGCTGAAGGAGTACCTGACCGACCGCGCACGGGAGCGCGAGTTGGCCGGGTTACTCGAGCTGGCCTGGCGGCGGCGCCCACCGACCGTGCCGCAGGGCGCCGACCACGCCGCCGAGGTGGACGCCCTGCTGGAGGCCTGCGCGACGGCACGCCTGGGCCGGGACGCCGCCGACGGACAGCCCGCACTGGACCGGCTGGTGGCCGACCATGCCGGTACACACACCGGAATCCGGCTGTGGCAGGACACCTCCGGCCGTTCGGCTCAGGAACTGGGTCTGACCGCGCATCCGGTGCCGCTGCGCCCGGCGATCGGCTCCTCGGCCTCCAAATCGACCCTCGGGCTCCCCTTCGATCGCACCGTGTACGAGCGCGTGTTCACCGTGCTGCAGGCCTCCACCGACCGCGCGGAGCTGCCGCCGATCCCCGAGCTGGTCGACGCCGAGATCGCCCGGAGCTGTGCACCGTGGGCGCTGCTGGACGAGTCGCTGCGCGTGGCCGCGACGGCGGGAACCGCGCTGGCGACCGGCTTGGCGCCCATCGATCACCACCGCGAGCCGACGAGCCGACCGCGGCCGCGTCCGGCCGAAACGGAATCGGGCGCGGCACGATCCACGGCGCACCAGGCGGTCAACAGCCGCTGGCAGCGGGAGGCGTACGTCCTACAGGCCCGGCGACTGGTGGTGTGCGCCGACGCCGCCGAGCCGCCGACGGGTCCGCTGGCCGCCATCGCCGCCGAGCTGATCACGCCGTGGCGGCCATATCTGCGCCGGTTGTGGGTTCGCCTGCACGGCAGGGATGTCCGGGAATTCGCGATCTACGATCCGGACGAGCTGTGGGATCTGCTCGACGGCGTGGCGCGGTCGGTCATCCTGGACCATCGCACGCGAGTCAAGCGGGCGCTGAGCGTCCGGGTGAACGCGGGTGAGCCGGACGCGGCGGAATCGAAGGCGAGCTGATGAGCACCACCGTACGCATCCGCCGTCGAAACGACCTGTGGATCATCGCGCCGGACGACGCTCCTACCGTCGTGGACGACACGGCCGGGATGGACGTACTCATCCTCGAAGTGGCGGGCGGGCATTTGACCTGGAGCCTGCTCGCCGGGCAGCCGACCCCGGCGGCGGTGATCGATGATCTCGTCCTCGCACAGGAGTGGATCTGGGCGGTGTACGGCCCGGAGGTGTCCCTCGCACTCGACGAAACACCGGGCGATGAAGGGGAATACCCGGCCGAACCCGCGCTGCCGGACATCACCGCGCGCGCTTGGCGGCTCGGCTACGCCCGTTGGGCGGCGCGCTGGTGGCCCGCATCGACATTGGACGGCATCGCCCCGCTGGACGAGCGCCTGCTGGAAGACGAGATCGCCGCCTTGAGCGAGGAATGCGACTTGATCGTCGACGGGGCCGACGCCGTGGCCGAGGAGCGCACATTCGTCGAGACGCTCGGGCGCGCGGAGGACTACGCGCTGGCCGCCGGACCGGCCACGGCCGTCGCGCCCGGCGCGCTGGTCGTGGCCAGAGGCACCGCGGGGTGGGACTGGAATCGCTGCCCGCCAGGTCTGCTCGACGCCTCGGAACGCGCCGTGTCCTGGGAAGTGGTGCGCGAGGCCGGTGCGACGATCGTGCGGGTGAGCGCGGTCGCCGCACCGTTCTCGGTCGCGGACGTCCCCGCGCACCTGCACCCCCGGGCCGGAATCCGCACCGCGGCCGACGCCGTCGACGTGCCATTGCTCCGCGATGGCGATCTCTGGCAGGCCGAGACCGCGGCTCCGGCCGGTGCGGAAGCGGGCGTCACCGTACGCGTCTACGTGCCGGGCGTCGGCGTGGACGAGCCGGAGCCGGATGCCGCGTCCCGCCGGGCACGGATTCGCGAGCTGGTCACGGCGCGGCTGCGCCGGACGGCCGACGCACCCGGCAACCCCGTCGACACGCTTCTGCTGGCGGAAATCGCCGCAGCAGCATCGGATTCGGATTTCTGACATGGCCGACGAGACCCCCGACGACGGCCGCGAACTGCTCGCCGCGGGCGCGGCCGCCTACACCCGCGGGGACACGGCCGAGGCCCAACGCCTGTTCGAGGACGCCGCCGAGCGAACCACCGGCGACATCCGGCTCGGCGCGATCATCAACGCCGCGAGCATGGCCGACGAACTCGGCGACCACGCCGCCTCGCTCGCCCTCTACCGCTCGGCGCTGGCCGAAATGCCGGAGCACGCACCGCGATTGCGGCCCAACGCCCTGGTCAACATGTCCCAGGCGCTACAACACCTCGGTGAACTCCACCAAGCGCAGGCGGCGCTGGAGCAGGCGCGGGCCTTGCTCGCCGATAACACCGACGCCGACCTGGGCGTGCTGCGCGTTGCTTGTTCGCTCTCCCTGACCGCCGTCGCGTTGCACCGGCAGAACTGGGCCTACGCCGCCGAACTGGCCACCGAATCGCTGGAGGCGGCGCGTCGTTTCGCGCCGCAACTGGCCGGCCATCCGCTGATGAATCTCGCGGCCACCTACTTCGAGACCGGACGCCACGACTTGGCCGTCGATTTCGCGCGGCAGGCGCTTGCCGCGTTCGAGTCGGCGGGCGATCGCAACGCGGTCGCCGAGACCGAACAGAATCTCGCCACCATGCTCGTGCGCCTCGAGCGGTACGACGAGGCACAGGCCCCGCTGCGATCCAGTCAGCGATATTTCGAACAGGCGGGGCTCGCGCACCGAGCCGGAATCGGTCTCAAGACCATCGGATTTCTGGCTGAGGGCCGCGGCGAACTGACGGATGCGCGGGATCTCTACGCGCGGAGCCTGGCGTATTTCATCGAGTCGGGCGCCGTGCTCGACGCGGCCGATCTGCGCATCCGTTCGGCCACCGCGGCTTTCAAGACGGGCCGAGTAGGCGAATGCGAGCAACTGCTGGCGGAAGCGTTCGCGATCTACGCCGAGCGCGGCCTCGGACTGCACTGCGCCCAGCTCGATTTCTGGCACGCGACGCTGCTGGAAGGCGCGATCGAAGCGGCCGAAGCGCCGACGGCACAGCTGCTCACGCAAGCGGTCGGCATCGCCGTTCCGGCCGCGCTGGCCATCGACGCCGTGCGCTACACGCTGCCGAACGGCACGCAGCGCGAACAGTGGAAACGCCGGATCGCCGACCCGGCGATGCGGTTGGCCTTCCGCTTCGCCTATCTGTCCGGCAACGGGCTCCTTGTCGCCGATCTGATCGAGACACAGAGTGCTGGAACGGCTTTAGCGCTCGATCGGGCCGAGCGGGTGACCCCTGCGCGGCTACCGCTCGAATTGCCGGACCCGCCCGAGGACTTCACCGATCATCCCGGCAGCGCCGCACTCCAACTGGGCGCCGCCCTGGCCGAGGTCGCCGCCGAGGTGGGCCTGCCGGTCGCGCCGCCGCCGCGCCTGGCACTGGCCGCGGAGGGACGGATCGCACTCGAACCGTTCATCGCCGCCGCCGAACAGCGTTACGGCCGGGTGATCCGCGACGATCGGGTGCTGACGGTATGACGCGACCGACCGTGCACATCCGCATGGCGGACGCGGGAGACGTCTACGTGTCGTGGCGGTGGACCGATGACAACGCGCCCCGCGGCGTGGGCGTGCTGCCGGAGGAGGCGGTCGTGCGGGCGGTCGGACTGCTCGCCGACGCGCTTCCACGACCCGCCGAGTCCGGTGGTCTCGAGCAGGCTCTCGCCTCCGGCGCATTCGCCGACTATGAGCGTGAGTACTCGATGGCACAGGCGCTTTCCCGCGCGCTGCTGCCCTACGGCCTGGCCGCGCAGCTCTACGAACTGTGGCAGCGCGGCGTGCGCCCGCACATCCGGTTGCAACCGTCACCGCGTCTTGCCCAGGTGCCGTGGGAACTCATCGCGCCGGACCGCGACGTCCGGCTGATCGACATCGCCGACGTCAGCCTGGTCGCTCCGGCGAGTGTCGTGCAGGCGCCGGGACGGATCGCGCGCACATGGGCCGAGACCGCCGCGAGCCCGGTCGTCGCGGTGCTGGATCCGCGAGTTCCCGGGTTCCGCGCCGATTCCACGCTCGGCTCGGTACTCGGCCGGATGACCGCCGAGGCGCCACTCGCGCAACGGATGGCCGGTTACGCCGCGAACGATCGACTGCGGCCCGCGGTGCGAAGCCCGGTGGACGCCTTCCGGCGCACCGATGTCGACCGCGTCTGGCTCGGCGCCGCCCTGCGCGCCGGCGCGAGTCGCTTGATCTACGTCGGGCATGTCACCGCCGCCGCGCCCGAATCCGGCCGTAGCGAGGACGCCGAATTGCACCTCGCCTGCACCGCCGACGCCATCGGCTTCGCCGAGCCATCCCGCACGCACCGCCCGCTCTCGGCCAAGGACCTGCTGCTCGGCACGTACACCCTCGACACCGATCCCGTGGCAGGAGCACAACTGTGGCCGATGCCGAGCCGGGTCGCGCTGATCGCCTGCGAGAGCGGCGGCGACCTGCGCTTCAGCGAGGCGCTGGGCCTGACTGCCGCGATGATCACCGGCGGCGCGGAACTGGTCACGGCCAGCAGATGGGCACTGCCTACCGATTTCGCCTTCCAGCGCATCGCGGGCGCACCGCCGCAAGCGCGGCCGCTCCAGGAGGCGGTCTGCGCCATCGACGGGTCGCACGAACAACCCGACCCGGTCACCGCGCTCGCCCAGTGGCAGCGCGGACGGCTTGCGGCGTGGCGTGACACCGGTGAAATCGAGTACTCCCCCGTGCTCTGGGCGGCATTCGCCACCGTGTGCGCCTGACCCGGGCAAACCGCACCCCAGTGCTTCCATATACCTCTCTACGTGCGGCGATGCCGTGAAAGCCGATCTAAATCGGGTAACGCTACTACTGCGCAAACTGACACTCGGCATCGAACGTGTGGATAAGCTCGAACGCCGTCACCCATCACGAGTTCTGATCAGGAGAAGTAGCTACACCAGTCGGATGACCGTCTCGACCGGCCTCTGAGGAGCCCACCAATGCGCTACTACGCCGTCTACGACAACGACGGAAACATCGCCACCATCCTCGGCCAACCCGACGACGCGCCGCCCCTGCGCCCCGCCGCCTTCGACCGGGGACAGCGGATCATCGAACTGGTTCTACCGGAAGGGGTCCTGGACCCCGCCGACCCGGACAACCTGACCGCCCTGCTCGCCCTGGTCGCGGACCGCCGAGCCGAGGCGACGGCTTCGCACCGGCCTTCCCGCACCCCTACCGACATGGGCGCCCGCTGATCGCGGGCCGATAGACGCGCGGCATCGCCGCCTGGTCACGCCCGCGTGAGAGCGACCACCGGGATGACGCGCGAAGTCTTCATCTCGTGTTCGGCGAAGAACGGATAGGCGTTCTTCAGCATGGCCCAGGTGCGGGCCCGGTCGTCGCCGGTGAGTGGTGTGGCCAGCGCCGAATAGGTCTCGTCGTCCACCTCGACGGTGACGTGCGGGTCTTTTCGCAGGTTCAAGTACCAGTCGGGGTGTCGGGGGGCACCGATGTTCGAACCGACGACCAACAGGCGATCACTCTCGCGGTGGAACATCATCGGGGTGGTGTACGGGGCGCCGGTTCTGCGGCCGATCGTGGTCAGCAGGACGAGACGGTCGCGGCGCATGCCGTCGATCTCGCCGCCCGCTCGGAATTGAGCGATGGTTCGCCGATTGATCTCCTTGACGTCCACGGTTCACCTCCCTTGCTGTGGGGACGAGGCTCAGCTTTCCCTCCGGCCGCGCGCGCTGTCCGGGGAACGCCGGGATCAACGGCGCCGCCTGCGCGTTCAGTCGCGATGGGCGAGCAGGTGCTGCATCAGCAGCCGGGTCAGCGCCTCGGACGCCTCCTCCGGAACCCAGTGCGAGACGTCCTCGAGCATTTCGAATCGGTACGGACCGGACACGTATTTCCCGGTGGCCAGTGCCGCGGTGGACCCGAAAACAGCGTCCTCGGTGCCCCACACGTACAGGGTGGGAACGCACGCCGGGCCGATCGAACCCGCGAGAGGCATGGCGCGATACCAGTTCAGTGCCGCGGTGAGGGCGCCCGGCAGCGCCAACCTGCGTACATACTCCTCGACGCGTTCCTCCGGGATCTTCCACTCGAAGATCCGGCGCAGCGCGGCACCGTCGTCGGCGAGTAAGCCGCGCTCCGCGGTGCGCGGCTGACGCAGCGTCGTCAGGTGGTGGGACCGCTGCGCTTGGTCCTCGTCCTCGGCGATCGCCTGCTGGAGCGCGGCCGGGTGCGGATGCGACACCGCGCTGAACGTACGGACCCGCTCCGGCAGCTCGGCCGCCGTCGCCCATCCGACCTGCGCGCCGCAGTCGTGCCCGATCAGGTCGAAGCGCTCCCACCCCAGCGCGTCGGCGATCGCCACCACGTCACCGACCAGTTCCTCCAGCCGGTACTCGGCGGCTCGCTCGGGT
Encoded here:
- a CDS encoding CHAT domain-containing protein yields the protein MTRPTVHIRMADAGDVYVSWRWTDDNAPRGVGVLPEEAVVRAVGLLADALPRPAESGGLEQALASGAFADYEREYSMAQALSRALLPYGLAAQLYELWQRGVRPHIRLQPSPRLAQVPWELIAPDRDVRLIDIADVSLVAPASVVQAPGRIARTWAETAASPVVAVLDPRVPGFRADSTLGSVLGRMTAEAPLAQRMAGYAANDRLRPAVRSPVDAFRRTDVDRVWLGAALRAGASRLIYVGHVTAAAPESGRSEDAELHLACTADAIGFAEPSRTHRPLSAKDLLLGTYTLDTDPVAGAQLWPMPSRVALIACESGGDLRFSEALGLTAAMITGGAELVTASRWALPTDFAFQRIAGAPPQARPLQEAVCAIDGSHEQPDPVTALAQWQRGRLAAWRDTGEIEYSPVLWAAFATVCA
- a CDS encoding nitroreductase family deazaflavin-dependent oxidoreductase; translation: MDVKEINRRTIAQFRAGGEIDGMRRDRLVLLTTIGRRTGAPYTTPMMFHRESDRLLVVGSNIGAPRHPDWYLNLRKDPHVTVEVDDETYSALATPLTGDDRARTWAMLKNAYPFFAEHEMKTSRVIPVVALTRA
- a CDS encoding tetratricopeptide repeat protein, with translation MADETPDDGRELLAAGAAAYTRGDTAEAQRLFEDAAERTTGDIRLGAIINAASMADELGDHAASLALYRSALAEMPEHAPRLRPNALVNMSQALQHLGELHQAQAALEQARALLADNTDADLGVLRVACSLSLTAVALHRQNWAYAAELATESLEAARRFAPQLAGHPLMNLAATYFETGRHDLAVDFARQALAAFESAGDRNAVAETEQNLATMLVRLERYDEAQAPLRSSQRYFEQAGLAHRAGIGLKTIGFLAEGRGELTDARDLYARSLAYFIESGAVLDAADLRIRSATAAFKTGRVGECEQLLAEAFAIYAERGLGLHCAQLDFWHATLLEGAIEAAEAPTAQLLTQAVGIAVPAALAIDAVRYTLPNGTQREQWKRRIADPAMRLAFRFAYLSGNGLLVADLIETQSAGTALALDRAERVTPARLPLELPDPPEDFTDHPGSAALQLGAALAEVAAEVGLPVAPPPRLALAAEGRIALEPFIAAAEQRYGRVIRDDRVLTV
- a CDS encoding alpha/beta hydrolase, coding for MLLHGFPEGAREWEFQLGALGGGGCHAVAPDQRGYSPGVRPERAAEYRLEELVGDVVAIADALGWERFDLIGHDCGAQVGWATAAELPERVRTFSAVSHPHPAALQQAIAEDEDQAQRSHHLTTLRQPRTAERGLLADDGAALRRIFEWKIPEERVEEYVRRLALPGALTAALNWYRAMPLAGSIGPACVPTLYVWGTEDAVFGSTAALATGKYVSGPYRFEMLEDVSHWVPEEASEALTRLLMQHLLAHRD
- a CDS encoding MFS transporter yields the protein MPHVFDPRNGGHVTTEREVTSWREFRDHLGVAIVLAGGVLVGAINIYLVGSLLPSAVADIGGDRLYAWSTTIFSVAQVAGTLAVSRMLSLRGTVGSYLIGFGVFAAGSVVCAVSPVMAVFLIGRGVQGLGAGLLTGLGFAAVYVALPQSLWVRGTALISAMFGVGTIVGPAMGGLFAQVGLWRAAFVVLAVVGVAAAGSAPRVLPKSDDRQTPAPVPIVSLALVVGAATAVSVAGVVSGVAVMTLALAVAVASVLVFLAWERRAGQRILPVATYRSGSPLRWVYLTIVVLSAGVGVEMFLPLFGQRLAGLPPVVAGFFGAALSLAWPVSQMLVASVQQEATIRRLRVAGPLLLATGFLGLALLQRSQVSLPMILAWLPLLFLAGAGIGIAWPHLSVAAMTSAADPEEGQKAAAAIATILTMSTAFGAAVAGLLVNLGGSSLVDSARYLLVGFTAIAALGILTALRVNHTPHIPDPRKDTTTV
- a CDS encoding lipoprotein LpqH codes for the protein MNATSLRFAAAAFAATAAVAVLTGCGDSKGSSPAAPAPSSAQPAAPAGKSVASVDGKAFDAKFTTTCAKQGGTLALALTDAENPAYGNLSVSATITDADTVQAVGIAGSKGGDNGLPYAVGFGNGMPGGSAAVVKDGNTYKITGEGVGAPDLTNPLAGPKTSKFDITFACSSIVGA